The DNA sequence ATAAAAAACCGAAGAAAAATCGTAAAGGTGGCAAGGCTAAAACTCAAAAAGCTGTTTCTGTTTCTGAATCTATTCAACCTGATCCTCGTTGGGCGAATGAACTCAATAAGTTAAAAGAAATGTTTGCCGCTCAGGCTTCTAACTAGGATTTGACATTGTTATAAAACAAATTCCTTCATCAGCTCTACTTTATTTTTTATAGTAGGGCTTTTTTCTTTTTAGAAGGGAGATATTGTTCTGATGAGGTTGAGAACTCTTAGTAAAAATATTGTTTGGCGTATATCGGAACTTATTTGAGGTGGATATTTACTCTTTGCCTGTTTTTCTGTGAGGGTTGCATATTCTTCGGTTGTAAGAGGTTCGTTATTGAGAGGCGATCGCGCTTCTGTAATAATTTCTGTTGCTAAAACTTCTTCAGGAATATCATCAGGAGGGGGTAAGGCAATAGCTGAAAAATGACTAAAAAAGAATAAAAACCACAAAAAAGAGAATCTGCCCAAAAAAGAACTCATAAAAAAGATCCTAACGAAAAAAATTAAGCCAATTGAGAAAAAAACAAACAGAAAAAATTAATTGACCCAAATAATAGGCTATATTATACTATTAACCGATCATCGCTATTTTAACAACTACGAGAAGTAAGGAGGTTGCTATTTCCGAACAACTAAACCTGACTGTTAGTCTTAGAGGGACTCGTGAAGTCAGAAATAATTGTCAAATCTTTCATCTCATTGGTCAACTAGACGCATTTTCTGAGCCAACTTTTCAGAAAATCATTTCTGGATATATTTCAGAGAAAGCTAATAAAATTGTCCTTGATTTATCTCAAATCGATTTTATTGATAGCTCTGGACTAGGTGCGTTAGTACGCATTGCCAAACAAGTTGAGAATGTGAAAGGAAAAATGCAAATTGTTACTAATCCTAGAGTTACCCAGACTGTGAAAATGGTAAGATTAGAGAAGTTTCTTAAATTACAGAACTCTCTTGATGAGGCTTTAAAAAATGTGTAACTCATGTCTTGACTATTACAATCAAAAATGGATTTGTGAAGATAGGAGTTTGACAAGGGCGTAGAAAACTAACTACGTCCATGACTAATGGATAAGTTAAGTAATAAATATTCGAGTATGACTACGGTTAAATCAATTAATTTTAGTCAACAGCAACATTTGTTATAACAATCAAGTGTCAAAATAAACTTAAACTATAATCTTTATTTACGGATTTGTCTAAGAAAAAAACACAACTATCATTTTCTCCACCACCTCACTCTGAAACTCGGAATGAGGTAAAAGTCTTGTCTAAATTGGTATTTGAAAGTGATGACATTTCTAAAATCTTGTCGCAAGTTTCTCCTGATGCTCTAGCTTATATTGGTGATGCTGTTTATGAGCTATATGTTCGAACCTCCTACTTATTGCCGTCCAAAAAAATAGCAGACTACCATCATGTTGTCGTCAGTAAAGTCAGGGCAGAGTCTCAGGCAACATATTTACAAACTATTTATCCTCTTCTCAACGACATAGAAAAAGACTGGGTGCGTAGGGGTAGAAATGCGGTTAATAAATCTCCTCGTCGTTTACCGTTACAAACCTATCAAGCGGCTAGTGGTTTTGAAACGCTTTTGGGTTATTTGTATATTTCTGAACCAGAAAGATTAGAATTTCTTTTATCTCATTTAACTGACGTTACGCAAAAATATAATTAATTGTCCATAAAAGGAGTGTTACAGGTTGCAGGTGTTAGGGTGTTGAAGTATTGGGGAGAAACGAGAAACGAGTTAGGAGTTAGGAGTTAGGAGTTAGGAGTTATTAATTCTTAATTCTTAAACCATTGCCTATTCCCTATTCTCTATTCCCTATTTACCTTTGCCCTTTGCTCCTTGCCCTTTTAAAATCTATTCATTGATTCACTATTAACTATTCACTAAAATCGCTATACTGATTATCAATAGAGCGACATAACAAATGCTGAATGATTCTGAGTTATTGCCTAAATCCCGATTGTTCTCTGCCACAAAATCCATCTAATTTAAAGATTTGTCAAAATTGTGGTGGTGATTTAATTTTACATGGGCGCTATCGTGCAGTTAAGAAAATTGGTAAGGGTGGATTTGGGGCAACTTTTTTGAGTATAGATTTATCTCTGCCGGGTAATCCTTTATGTGTGGTTAAACAATTAAGACCTTCTGCAAATGACCCTGATGCTTTTGAAATGGCATTGGATTTGTTTGAGAGAGAAGCAAAAACTTTGGGGAAATTAGATCATCCTCAAATACCTAGATTGTTGGATTATTTTGAACAAGATAAAAGATTTTATTTAGTGCAAAGTTGGGTGAAGGGTAAGACGTTACAACAAGAAGTGAAAAAAGATGGGATTTTTAATGAAACTAGGGTCAAAAAATTTTTGTTAGAAGTCCTAGAAATACTTAAATATATCCATTCCTTAAAGATTATTCATCGGGATATTAAACCCGCAAATATTATTCGTCGTGAGCAGGATGGAAGGCTTGTTTTAATCGATTTTGGAGCGGTAAAGGATCAAGTTAATACCCATTTAGCTAAAACTTATGGACAAACAGCGTTAACGGAATTTGCGGTGGGTACAATGGGATTTGCCCCTCCTGAACAATTGGCAATGCGTCCTTTTTATGCCAGTGATATTTATGCTTTGGGGGCAACTTGTCTTTACTTAATGACGGCGAAGTCTCCAAAGGATTTTCCCATTGATGAGTTAACGGGGG is a window from the Cyanobacterium sp. Dongsha4 genome containing:
- a CDS encoding serine/threonine-protein kinase; the protein is MILSYCLNPDCSLPQNPSNLKICQNCGGDLILHGRYRAVKKIGKGGFGATFLSIDLSLPGNPLCVVKQLRPSANDPDAFEMALDLFEREAKTLGKLDHPQIPRLLDYFEQDKRFYLVQSWVKGKTLQQEVKKDGIFNETRVKKFLLEVLEILKYIHSLKIIHRDIKPANIIRREQDGRLVLIDFGAVKDQVNTHLAKTYGQTALTEFAVGTMGFAPPEQLAMRPFYASDIYALGATCLYLMTAKSPKDFPIDELTGELAWQREIKVSKGFEKVLSRMLEMNLRDRYKSADEVIKDLDIMPYAKELEEGMLNAQMKDKREIDEKDNTSQNTHLSATSRLAMAIRARKSRQGRSKYITQVNPRTVLNAYLNGRRDFNGQNFNQFNFSQGEIPEINFRNCQLIRVNFEEANLEGANFYCANLAGARFFKANLTRVYFFKADLQSADLRNANLKSANLEGANLEGTNLCGANLTDANITEEQIQQSITNWATIFPDGKRHIW
- a CDS encoding Mini-ribonuclease 3, producing MSKLVFESDDISKILSQVSPDALAYIGDAVYELYVRTSYLLPSKKIADYHHVVVSKVRAESQATYLQTIYPLLNDIEKDWVRRGRNAVNKSPRRLPLQTYQAASGFETLLGYLYISEPERLEFLLSHLTDVTQKYN
- a CDS encoding STAS domain-containing protein; its protein translation is MTVSLRGTREVRNNCQIFHLIGQLDAFSEPTFQKIISGYISEKANKIVLDLSQIDFIDSSGLGALVRIAKQVENVKGKMQIVTNPRVTQTVKMVRLEKFLKLQNSLDEALKNV